The Tubulanus polymorphus chromosome 1, tnTubPoly1.2, whole genome shotgun sequence genome contains a region encoding:
- the LOC141914909 gene encoding uncharacterized protein LOC141914909, giving the protein MAQDRPRKSHFRPIEKDKHELVRLVPPLVHMSAYVTGGLKCLYHNINNQTVPKLHEQGQFTDKRGCFRFKQNLPLLAFRYKYVEIIGKGQSCIFIKAMDTFKDDTLVSIKILHTSYGVLGIQECDCIRRMNMADPWGFSSTLRLLNTFIFDEHFCMVFDLFYPSPLTHYFKNINKSLKIKYIRKAALKLLQVLGFLKRIDVIHADLKPENILLADVNDTSTLRVVDFGNAIHCVHDEVSLYYEDFELQTLLYRAPEVMFGIPFSTEIDMWSLGCILAELYTGKPLFYGKDKRELLSAAVGMFGTFPKNLFHRGKFYPMFKDLTKDGIQPSATPIMIKRLQLTGDYAFADFLAKLLRFNPDERMTPSQAARHPFLAPELGLMYMCSDNDTYSPIMLDSSYNLKPVIAPEIQKKHLAPRALLSEGTTGHIIVPTVQKTMQVQPNKRNSKANKNVIPKTAKALDRKLPDNQNASDLSNIMELIRAEEEKIRHAESVKSMYVQQKNQHFYDISIDSNAGVSSGCENTSKVRCNGTYKIDSSINQMEHKFHKRPVTVLQNTSKNQLQRHNSVLDLSKSTTKSGSADAAYVPYDLSERGKLAFTQDRAYDYVDGQNGVNQLCYASEAPVHGNSKDLCSLSGNAFENGALNLCAKKELSWIQGVNTHQITDRPIHNISKQIQNGQPLDFTTSYPPIHASDEIQQHERNTASNIACGDIKKSQSSAGLEKIPNEIVSQKLKNICRSVIEEQRMSNSQSYHKKVDGSQVIEQKKDQFFNCRQSNMDTGTKRPPSRHTSPVTKKKPRKSKPCKTTVFEEDTIFDEQDGMLYMDSDSRNHHMDVNMTDAKRLKECLTEKKAKKPPINGNGTSIKPFRNLIEPLMASTPKISRKKAFHAKNKYEDETDSSRTLDIAESKTSMLDDNCNDVSIDQSCDHLNIEDDEDGELVQYLTKITGDTKKVNSRTKTVPISAEKLRNLMDIFIKMKGEKGKKSVGSVNRVSLVSNGKMNDRTGGFKKSDENCNEIIRKSDDVVRLKNHTDIAKDCSINRNKIDGQDLPAETSSRGPNRVSSDTVKKLRNKVISGSSVGAESPSMDNCSSPKQADHFNSDGYQSDDDNSPDYQLPSMGLYDSGSDDESLRRSKKTTGRTKSKVNKSSKSISTGSTLKSLLKSKNGSQSKNTPGKGLADSKNITDTFDINSYVKSQMWPQSSFLQMHKRSKSSSSEKHSLPKNFLKQKYNQDTDKPNVKTNKPTLRGYKRKQAAKKNIQKAVVEEEYNSNESTAEDSPVAVRRPRRHTTPVKIIDFSSDDEDGKKVNGDLDNDDSIWDGDGHLIEAH; this is encoded by the exons ATGGCTCAAGACCGGCCTCGAAAATCGCATTTTAGGCCAATAGAAAA GGACAAGCATGAATTGGTGCGACTGGTTCCACCTCTGGTTCATATGAGCGCCTATGTGACTGGTGGATTGAAATGCTTATATCATAACATTAACAACCAAACTGTTCCTAAACTTCATG AGCAAGGACAATTTACTGATAAACGAGGATGTTTTCGGTTCAAGCAAAATCTGCCACTACTTGCTTTTCGATACAAGTATGTCGAAATCATTGGAAAAGGACAGTCATGCATTTTCATCAAGGCAATG GATACATTTAAAGATGATACACTTGTGTCAATTAAGATCTTACATACAAGCTATGGAGTGCTTGGTATTCAGGAATGCGATTGCATTAGAAGAATGAACATGGCTGATCCATGGGGCTTCTCTTCGACTTTAAGATTACTG AATACATTCATTTTTGATGAGCATTTCTGTATGGTATTTGACTTGTTTTACCCTAGTCCACTGactcattatttcaaaaacatcaaTAAAAGCTTG aaaataaaGTATATTAGAAAAGCTGCATTAAAACTACTACAAGTATTGGGTTTCCTCAAGCGTATTGATGTGATTCATGCAGatctaaaaccagaaaatattCTACTAGCTGATG TAAATGACACCAGTACATTGCGCGTTGTTGACTTTGGGAATGCTATTCACTGTGTCCACGATGAAGTATCATTGTACTATGAAGATTTTGAGCTGCAGACTTTATTGTATAGAGCACCTGAG GTTATGTTCGGAATTCCATTTTCAACGGAAATTGATATGTGGTCATTGGGTTGTATTTTGGCTGAACTCTACACAGGCAAACCTCTATTTTATGGGAAAGATAAAAGAGAATTGCTTTCTGCT GCAGTTGGCATGTTCGGAACTTTTccaaaaaatctatttcatcgtGGGAAGTTTTATCCAATGTTTAAAGATCTGACAAAAGATGGTATTCAACCAAGTGCCACGCCTATAATGATTAAAAGGTTGCAGTTGACAGGGGATTACGCATTTGCTGATTTTCTAGCAAAATTATTACGATTCAATCCAG ATGAAAGAATGACCCCATCACAGGCTGCCAGACATCCATTTCTTGCTCCTGAATTAGGCTTGATGTATATGTGTAGCGATAATGACACTTATTCACCGATCATGCTCGATAGCTCTTACAATCTAAAACCAGTTATAGCTCcagaaattcaaaaaaaaCACCTCGCACCTCGTGCTTTACTTTCTGAGGGAACTACCGGACACATCATAGTTCCAACAGTCCAAAAAACAATGCAAGTACAACCAAACAAGCGAAATTCAAAAGCGAATAAAAATGTTATACCAAAAACAGCAAAAGCTTTGGATCGAAAATTACCTGATAATCAGAATGCCTCTGACCTGAGCAACATTATGGAATTAATACGTGCCGAAGAGGAAAAAATACGTCATGCAGAGTCGGTGAAGTCTATGTATGTGcaacaaaaaaatcaacacttcTATGATATAAGCATTGATTCCAATGCTGGTGTTTCATCTGGTTGTGAAAATACTTCTAAGGTCAGATGCAACGGTacttataaaattgatagcaGCATTAATCAAATGGAACATAAATTCCATAAACGACCTGTCACAGTTCTGCAGAATACTTCTAAAAACCAACTACAACGTCATAACTCTGTGCTTGATTTGTCTAAATCTACGACAAAATCTGGTAGCGCTGATGCGGCATATGTACCATATGATCTTTCAGAGCGAGGTAAACTTGCCTTCACTCAAGATCGGGCTTATGATTATGTTGATGGACAAAACGGTGTTAATCAATTGTGCTATGCAAGCGAAGCACCTGTACATGGAAATTCGAAAGATCTCTGTTCATTAAGTGGAAACGCTTTTGAAAATGGTGCTTTGAATTTGTGTGCCAAAAAGGAATTAAGTTGGATACAAGGTGTCAATACACATCAGATTACTGATAGGCCTATCCATAATATTagtaaacaaattcaaaatggccaGCCTTTAGACTTCACAACTTCATATCCACCAATTCATGCATCGGATGAAATTCAACAACATGAAAGAAATACAGCAAGTAATATTGCTTGTGGAGATATCAAGAAGTCGCAATCAAGTGCCGGTTTGGAGAAAATaccaaatgaaattgtatcacagaaattgaagaatatcTGTCGTAGTGTTATCGAAGAACAACGTATGAGTAACTCGCAGTCCTACCATAAGAAAGTTGATGGATCTCAAGTGATTGAACAAAAGAAAGATCAATTCTTCAATTGTAGGCAGTCAAATATGGATACTGGTACTAAAAGGCCACCAAGTCGACATACATCCCCAGTAACTAAAAAAAAGCCACGTAAATCAAAACCATGTAAAACCACCGTTTTTGAAGAAGatacaatatttgatgagcAGGATGGCATGCTTTATATGGATTCGGATTCAAGAAATCACCATATGGATGTAAATATGACAGATGCTAAAAGGCTGAAAGAGTGCTTGACTGAGAAAAAGGCAAAAAAACCGCCTATCAATGGAAATGGAACGAGCATAAAACCATTTAGAAATTTAATTGAGCCACTTATGGCAAGCACACCCAAAATTAGCAGAAAGAAAGCATTTCATGCCAAGAACAAATATGAAGATGAGACAGATTCTTCAAGAACACTAGATATAGCTGAATCTAAAACCTCAATGCTAGATGACAACTGTAATGATGTTTCAATCGATCAGTCATGTGATCACTTGAATATTGAGGATGATGAAGATGGTGAATTAGTGCAATATCTCACTAAAATCACAGGTGACACCAAAAAAGTGAATTCTCGTACGAAAACTGTGCCGATATCTGCCGAAAAACTCCGTAATCTCAtggatattttcataaaaatgaaaggtGAAAAAGGAAAGAAATCAGTTGGTTCAGTTAATCGAGTGTCATtggttagtaatggtaaaatgAATGATAGGACTGGAGGATTTAAGAAATCTGATGAGAACTGTAACGAAATTATACGTAAAAGTGATGATGTAGTTCGGTTGAAAAATCACACTGACATTGCTAAGGACTGCTCAATTAATCGTAACAAAATTGATGGTCAAGATCTCCCTGCTGAAACCTCTAGTAGGGGTCCGAATCGGGTTTCATCAGATACAGTTAAAAAGCTGCGTAATAAGGTTATTTCAGGTAGTTCAGTTGGCGCTGAGTCCCCATCAATGGATAATTGTTCTTCACCGAAACAAGCTGATCATTTCAATAGCGACGGATACCAgagtgatgatgataattcacCCGATTATCAGCTACCATCGATGGGTCTCTATGATTCCGGTTCGGATGATGAATCTCTTAGAAGATCAAAGAAAACAACTGGAAGAACAAAGAGTAAAGTGAATAAATCAAGCAAATCTATCAGCACTGGAAGCACATTAAAGAGTttgttaaaatctaaaaatggcaGTCAAAGTAAAAATACTCCTGGGAAAGGATTAGCAGATTCTAAAAATATAACAGATACTTTTGATATCAATTCCTATGTCAAAAGTCAGATGTGGCCtcaatcttcatttttgcaaATGCACAAACGAAGTAAAAGTAGCTCAAGTGAGAAACATTCTTTACCGAAAAATTTCCTCAAGCAAAAGTACAATCAAGACACTGACAAGCCAAACGTTAAGACAAATAAACCCACTCTACGTGGATATAAACGAAAGCAAGCTGCCAAAAAGAACATTCAAAAAGCTGTGGTCGAGGAAGAATATAATTCCAACGAGTCGACCGCTGAAGATAGCCCAGTCGCAGTGAGGAGACCGCGTAGACATACTACACCTGTCAAAATCATTGACTTCAGttctgatgatgaagatggAAAGAAAGTGAATGGAGATCTTGATAATGATGACAGTATCTGGGATGGT GATGGCCATTTAATTGAAGCTCACTGA
- the LOC141909376 gene encoding protein lin-52 homolog isoform X1 — MTINNMASPNAGIDDSLLSFERMRASPDLWPEQIPGVAEFAAIKSPNGNSETPKWMAELEKEDIDMLQEFGSLTLSQLLDKVRELQNLAYQLGLEEAREMTRGKFLAILEKPKPPR, encoded by the exons ATGACAATAAACAACATGGCGTCTCCGAATGCGG GTATAGATGATTCCTTGTTGAGTTTTGAGAGAATGAGAGCATCTCCAGATTTATGGCCAGAGCAAA TTCCTGGAGTTGCGGAGTTTGCAGCAATAAAAAGT CCAAATGGAAATTCTGAAACCCCAAAATGGATGGCAGAACTAGAGAAAGAAGATATTGATATGTTGCAAG AATTTGGCAGTTTGACTTTGTCTCAACTTTTAGACAAAGTGCGAGAATTACAAAATCTTGCTTATCAACTTGGATTGGAAGAAG CTCGAGAAATGACCAGAGGAAAATTCTTGGCTATATTGGAGAAACCTAAACCTCCCAGATAG
- the LOC141909376 gene encoding protein lin-52 homolog isoform X2 — MRASPDLWPEQIPGVAEFAAIKSPNGNSETPKWMAELEKEDIDMLQEFGSLTLSQLLDKVRELQNLAYQLGLEEAREMTRGKFLAILEKPKPPR, encoded by the exons ATGAGAGCATCTCCAGATTTATGGCCAGAGCAAA TTCCTGGAGTTGCGGAGTTTGCAGCAATAAAAAGT CCAAATGGAAATTCTGAAACCCCAAAATGGATGGCAGAACTAGAGAAAGAAGATATTGATATGTTGCAAG AATTTGGCAGTTTGACTTTGTCTCAACTTTTAGACAAAGTGCGAGAATTACAAAATCTTGCTTATCAACTTGGATTGGAAGAAG CTCGAGAAATGACCAGAGGAAAATTCTTGGCTATATTGGAGAAACCTAAACCTCCCAGATAG
- the LOC141909367 gene encoding uncharacterized protein LOC141909367, which translates to MASFSKLDQPSRKVFIKELYSCRNVEEWMNGDRGNLPLKSWSINRPDKRLELSTVWIQGHVNKVSPEIDAITIDDGSESVAVIGVSKVPQSNQIHSGQYIMVIGSIGEMNLQFPVIEAIKIQDLSQHSSISKSMWMLEIIDAHLYGD; encoded by the exons ATGGCTTCCTTTTCAAAGCTGGACCAACCATCGAGAAAGGTCTTCATTAAGGAGCTTTACTCTTGTCGAAACGTTGAAGAATGGATGAATGGCGATAGAGGTAATCTACCACTAAAATCTTGGAGCATCAATCGCCCCGATAAAAGACTAGAATTATCCACAGTGTGGATACAAGGCCATGTAAACAAA GTTTCACCAgaaattgatgcaataacaaTAGATGATGGTAGTGAATCTGTTGCTGTGATTGGTGTCAGTAAAGTCcctcaatcaaatcaaattcactCTG GGCAATACATCATGGTTATTGGTAGTATTGGAGAAATGAATCTACAATTTCCTGTAATTGAAGCAATTAAAATACAGGATCTATCACAACACAGTTCCATTAGTAAATCGATGTGGATGCTAGAGATAATAGATGCACATTTGTATGGAGATTAG